A portion of the Panthera tigris isolate Pti1 chromosome E1, P.tigris_Pti1_mat1.1, whole genome shotgun sequence genome contains these proteins:
- the ACBD4 gene encoding acyl-CoA-binding domain-containing protein 4 isoform X3 translates to MGTENESPEPDCQKQFQAAVSVIQNLPKNGSYRPSYEEMLRFYSYYKQATMGPCLVPRPGFWDPIGRYKWDAWNSLGKMSREEAMSAYITEMKLVAQKVIDTVPLGEVAEDMFAYFEPLYQVIPDMPRPPETFLRRVTAGWKEQALNGDARAAPELPCPPREPALPNPAPVLSPVSPIPSPESQPPRDLDSEVFCDSLEQLEPELQVWTEQKGAPGGEPDTRNSSTLPAEKEGSLLGPQELDTWLVGTVRALQESMRDVQGRLQNLESLPSVVEQRTPPGARPWPLRLSGPTLLFFLLWPFIVQWLFRQFRTQKR, encoded by the exons gctCTTACCGCCCCTCCTACGAAGAGATGCTGAGATTCTATAGCTACTACAAGCAAGCTACCATGGGGCCCTGCCTCGTCCCCCGGCCTGGGTTCTGGGACCCAATAGGACGATATAAGTG GGATGCCTGGAACAGCCTGGGCAAGATGAGCAGGGAGGAAGCCATGTCTGCCTACATCACTGAGATGAAGCTGGTGGCACAGAAG GTGATTGACACGGTGCCCCTGGGCGAGGTGGCAGAGGACATGTTTGCTTACTTCGAGCCCCTGTACCAGGTGATCCCTGATATGCCGAGGCCCCCGGAAACCTTCCTGAGAAGGGTCACAG CAGGTTGGAAAGAGCAGGCACTGAATGGAGATGCCAGGGCTGCCCCAGAgcttccctgcccccccaggGAACCAGCACTCCCAAATCCAG CCCCCGTCTTGTCACCAGTGTCACCTATCCCCTCCCCAGAGTCCCAGCCACCTAGGGACCTGGACTCCGAGGTTTTCTGTGATTCCCTGGAGCAGCTGGAACCTGAGCTG CAGGTCTGGACAGAGCAGAAGGGAGCCCCTGGAGGAGAGCCTGACACCAGAAACAGCTCCACGCTCCCCGCAGAGAAAG AGGGCAGCCTGCTGGGGCCCCAGGAATTGGACACGTGGCTGGTGGGGACAGTTCGGGCGCTGCAGGAGAGCATGCGGGATGTCCAGGGTAGACTGCAGAACCTGGAGAGCCTGCCCAGCGTCGTCGAGCAG AGGACCCCGCCCGGTGCCCGGCCATGGCCCCTCAGGCTCTCGGGTCCCACGctgctcttcttcctcctgtGGCCCTTCATCGTCCAGTGGCTCTTCCGACAGTTTCGGACCCAGAAGAGGTGA
- the ACBD4 gene encoding acyl-CoA-binding domain-containing protein 4 isoform X1, with amino-acid sequence MGTENESPEPDCQKQFQAAVSVIQNLPKNGSYRPSYEEMLRFYSYYKQATMGPCLVPRPGFWDPIGRYKWDAWNSLGKMSREEAMSAYITEMKLVAQKVIDTVPLGEVAEDMFAYFEPLYQVIPDMPRPPETFLRRVTAGWKEQALNGDARAAPELPCPPREPALPNPAPVLSPVSPIPSPESQPPRDLDSEVFCDSLEQLEPELQVWTEQKGAPGGEPDTRNSSTLPAEKEGSLLGPQELDTWLVGTVRALQESMRDVQGRLQNLESLPSVVEQQRTPPGARPWPLRLSGPTLLFFLLWPFIVQWLFRQFRTQKR; translated from the exons gctCTTACCGCCCCTCCTACGAAGAGATGCTGAGATTCTATAGCTACTACAAGCAAGCTACCATGGGGCCCTGCCTCGTCCCCCGGCCTGGGTTCTGGGACCCAATAGGACGATATAAGTG GGATGCCTGGAACAGCCTGGGCAAGATGAGCAGGGAGGAAGCCATGTCTGCCTACATCACTGAGATGAAGCTGGTGGCACAGAAG GTGATTGACACGGTGCCCCTGGGCGAGGTGGCAGAGGACATGTTTGCTTACTTCGAGCCCCTGTACCAGGTGATCCCTGATATGCCGAGGCCCCCGGAAACCTTCCTGAGAAGGGTCACAG CAGGTTGGAAAGAGCAGGCACTGAATGGAGATGCCAGGGCTGCCCCAGAgcttccctgcccccccaggGAACCAGCACTCCCAAATCCAG CCCCCGTCTTGTCACCAGTGTCACCTATCCCCTCCCCAGAGTCCCAGCCACCTAGGGACCTGGACTCCGAGGTTTTCTGTGATTCCCTGGAGCAGCTGGAACCTGAGCTG CAGGTCTGGACAGAGCAGAAGGGAGCCCCTGGAGGAGAGCCTGACACCAGAAACAGCTCCACGCTCCCCGCAGAGAAAG AGGGCAGCCTGCTGGGGCCCCAGGAATTGGACACGTGGCTGGTGGGGACAGTTCGGGCGCTGCAGGAGAGCATGCGGGATGTCCAGGGTAGACTGCAGAACCTGGAGAGCCTGCCCAGCGTCGTCGAGCAG CAGAGGACCCCGCCCGGTGCCCGGCCATGGCCCCTCAGGCTCTCGGGTCCCACGctgctcttcttcctcctgtGGCCCTTCATCGTCCAGTGGCTCTTCCGACAGTTTCGGACCCAGAAGAGGTGA
- the ACBD4 gene encoding acyl-CoA-binding domain-containing protein 4 isoform X7, with product MGTENESPEPDCQKQFQAAVSVIQNLPKNGSYRPSYEEMLRFYSYYKQATMGPCLVPRPGFWDPIGRYKWDAWNSLGKMSREEAMSAYITEMKLVAQKVIDTVPLGEVAEDMFAYFEPLYQVIPDMPRPPETFLRRVTGWKEQALNGDARAAPELPCPPREPALPNPESQPPRDLDSEVFCDSLEQLEPELQVWTEQKGAPGGEPDTRNSSTLPAEKEGSLLGPQELDTWLVGTVRALQESMRDVQGRLQNLESLPSVVEQQRTPPGARPWPLRLSGPTLLFFLLWPFIVQWLFRQFRTQKR from the exons gctCTTACCGCCCCTCCTACGAAGAGATGCTGAGATTCTATAGCTACTACAAGCAAGCTACCATGGGGCCCTGCCTCGTCCCCCGGCCTGGGTTCTGGGACCCAATAGGACGATATAAGTG GGATGCCTGGAACAGCCTGGGCAAGATGAGCAGGGAGGAAGCCATGTCTGCCTACATCACTGAGATGAAGCTGGTGGCACAGAAG GTGATTGACACGGTGCCCCTGGGCGAGGTGGCAGAGGACATGTTTGCTTACTTCGAGCCCCTGTACCAGGTGATCCCTGATATGCCGAGGCCCCCGGAAACCTTCCTGAGAAGGGTCACAG GTTGGAAAGAGCAGGCACTGAATGGAGATGCCAGGGCTGCCCCAGAgcttccctgcccccccaggGAACCAGCACTCCCAAATCCAG AGTCCCAGCCACCTAGGGACCTGGACTCCGAGGTTTTCTGTGATTCCCTGGAGCAGCTGGAACCTGAGCTG CAGGTCTGGACAGAGCAGAAGGGAGCCCCTGGAGGAGAGCCTGACACCAGAAACAGCTCCACGCTCCCCGCAGAGAAAG AGGGCAGCCTGCTGGGGCCCCAGGAATTGGACACGTGGCTGGTGGGGACAGTTCGGGCGCTGCAGGAGAGCATGCGGGATGTCCAGGGTAGACTGCAGAACCTGGAGAGCCTGCCCAGCGTCGTCGAGCAG CAGAGGACCCCGCCCGGTGCCCGGCCATGGCCCCTCAGGCTCTCGGGTCCCACGctgctcttcttcctcctgtGGCCCTTCATCGTCCAGTGGCTCTTCCGACAGTTTCGGACCCAGAAGAGGTGA
- the ACBD4 gene encoding acyl-CoA-binding domain-containing protein 4 isoform X9, translating to MGTENESPEPDCQKQFQAAVSVIQNLPKNGSYRPSYEEMLRFYSYYKQATMGPCLVPRPGFWDPIGRYKWDAWNSLGKMSREEAMSAYITEMKLVAQKVIDTVPLGEVAEDMFAYFEPLYQVIPDMPRPPETFLRRVTGWKEQALNGDARAAPELPCPPREPALPNPESQPPRDLDSEVFCDSLEQLEPELVWTEQKGAPGGEPDTRNSSTLPAEKEGSLLGPQELDTWLVGTVRALQESMRDVQGRLQNLESLPSVVEQQRTPPGARPWPLRLSGPTLLFFLLWPFIVQWLFRQFRTQKR from the exons gctCTTACCGCCCCTCCTACGAAGAGATGCTGAGATTCTATAGCTACTACAAGCAAGCTACCATGGGGCCCTGCCTCGTCCCCCGGCCTGGGTTCTGGGACCCAATAGGACGATATAAGTG GGATGCCTGGAACAGCCTGGGCAAGATGAGCAGGGAGGAAGCCATGTCTGCCTACATCACTGAGATGAAGCTGGTGGCACAGAAG GTGATTGACACGGTGCCCCTGGGCGAGGTGGCAGAGGACATGTTTGCTTACTTCGAGCCCCTGTACCAGGTGATCCCTGATATGCCGAGGCCCCCGGAAACCTTCCTGAGAAGGGTCACAG GTTGGAAAGAGCAGGCACTGAATGGAGATGCCAGGGCTGCCCCAGAgcttccctgcccccccaggGAACCAGCACTCCCAAATCCAG AGTCCCAGCCACCTAGGGACCTGGACTCCGAGGTTTTCTGTGATTCCCTGGAGCAGCTGGAACCTGAGCTG GTCTGGACAGAGCAGAAGGGAGCCCCTGGAGGAGAGCCTGACACCAGAAACAGCTCCACGCTCCCCGCAGAGAAAG AGGGCAGCCTGCTGGGGCCCCAGGAATTGGACACGTGGCTGGTGGGGACAGTTCGGGCGCTGCAGGAGAGCATGCGGGATGTCCAGGGTAGACTGCAGAACCTGGAGAGCCTGCCCAGCGTCGTCGAGCAG CAGAGGACCCCGCCCGGTGCCCGGCCATGGCCCCTCAGGCTCTCGGGTCCCACGctgctcttcttcctcctgtGGCCCTTCATCGTCCAGTGGCTCTTCCGACAGTTTCGGACCCAGAAGAGGTGA
- the ACBD4 gene encoding acyl-CoA-binding domain-containing protein 4 isoform X6 has translation MGTENESPEPDCQKQFQAAVSVIQNLPKNGSYRPSYEEMLRFYSYYKQATMGPCLVPRPGFWDPIGRYKWDAWNSLGKMSREEAMSAYITEMKLVAQKVIDTVPLGEVAEDMFAYFEPLYQVIPDMPRPPETFLRRVTAGWKEQALNGDARAAPELPCPPREPALPNPESQPPRDLDSEVFCDSLEQLEPELQVWTEQKGAPGGEPDTRNSSTLPAEKEGSLLGPQELDTWLVGTVRALQESMRDVQGRLQNLESLPSVVEQQRTPPGARPWPLRLSGPTLLFFLLWPFIVQWLFRQFRTQKR, from the exons gctCTTACCGCCCCTCCTACGAAGAGATGCTGAGATTCTATAGCTACTACAAGCAAGCTACCATGGGGCCCTGCCTCGTCCCCCGGCCTGGGTTCTGGGACCCAATAGGACGATATAAGTG GGATGCCTGGAACAGCCTGGGCAAGATGAGCAGGGAGGAAGCCATGTCTGCCTACATCACTGAGATGAAGCTGGTGGCACAGAAG GTGATTGACACGGTGCCCCTGGGCGAGGTGGCAGAGGACATGTTTGCTTACTTCGAGCCCCTGTACCAGGTGATCCCTGATATGCCGAGGCCCCCGGAAACCTTCCTGAGAAGGGTCACAG CAGGTTGGAAAGAGCAGGCACTGAATGGAGATGCCAGGGCTGCCCCAGAgcttccctgcccccccaggGAACCAGCACTCCCAAATCCAG AGTCCCAGCCACCTAGGGACCTGGACTCCGAGGTTTTCTGTGATTCCCTGGAGCAGCTGGAACCTGAGCTG CAGGTCTGGACAGAGCAGAAGGGAGCCCCTGGAGGAGAGCCTGACACCAGAAACAGCTCCACGCTCCCCGCAGAGAAAG AGGGCAGCCTGCTGGGGCCCCAGGAATTGGACACGTGGCTGGTGGGGACAGTTCGGGCGCTGCAGGAGAGCATGCGGGATGTCCAGGGTAGACTGCAGAACCTGGAGAGCCTGCCCAGCGTCGTCGAGCAG CAGAGGACCCCGCCCGGTGCCCGGCCATGGCCCCTCAGGCTCTCGGGTCCCACGctgctcttcttcctcctgtGGCCCTTCATCGTCCAGTGGCTCTTCCGACAGTTTCGGACCCAGAAGAGGTGA
- the ACBD4 gene encoding acyl-CoA-binding domain-containing protein 4 isoform X2, with product MGTENESPEPDCQKQFQAAVSVIQNLPKNGSYRPSYEEMLRFYSYYKQATMGPCLVPRPGFWDPIGRYKWDAWNSLGKMSREEAMSAYITEMKLVAQKVIDTVPLGEVAEDMFAYFEPLYQVIPDMPRPPETFLRRVTGWKEQALNGDARAAPELPCPPREPALPNPAPVLSPVSPIPSPESQPPRDLDSEVFCDSLEQLEPELQVWTEQKGAPGGEPDTRNSSTLPAEKEGSLLGPQELDTWLVGTVRALQESMRDVQGRLQNLESLPSVVEQQRTPPGARPWPLRLSGPTLLFFLLWPFIVQWLFRQFRTQKR from the exons gctCTTACCGCCCCTCCTACGAAGAGATGCTGAGATTCTATAGCTACTACAAGCAAGCTACCATGGGGCCCTGCCTCGTCCCCCGGCCTGGGTTCTGGGACCCAATAGGACGATATAAGTG GGATGCCTGGAACAGCCTGGGCAAGATGAGCAGGGAGGAAGCCATGTCTGCCTACATCACTGAGATGAAGCTGGTGGCACAGAAG GTGATTGACACGGTGCCCCTGGGCGAGGTGGCAGAGGACATGTTTGCTTACTTCGAGCCCCTGTACCAGGTGATCCCTGATATGCCGAGGCCCCCGGAAACCTTCCTGAGAAGGGTCACAG GTTGGAAAGAGCAGGCACTGAATGGAGATGCCAGGGCTGCCCCAGAgcttccctgcccccccaggGAACCAGCACTCCCAAATCCAG CCCCCGTCTTGTCACCAGTGTCACCTATCCCCTCCCCAGAGTCCCAGCCACCTAGGGACCTGGACTCCGAGGTTTTCTGTGATTCCCTGGAGCAGCTGGAACCTGAGCTG CAGGTCTGGACAGAGCAGAAGGGAGCCCCTGGAGGAGAGCCTGACACCAGAAACAGCTCCACGCTCCCCGCAGAGAAAG AGGGCAGCCTGCTGGGGCCCCAGGAATTGGACACGTGGCTGGTGGGGACAGTTCGGGCGCTGCAGGAGAGCATGCGGGATGTCCAGGGTAGACTGCAGAACCTGGAGAGCCTGCCCAGCGTCGTCGAGCAG CAGAGGACCCCGCCCGGTGCCCGGCCATGGCCCCTCAGGCTCTCGGGTCCCACGctgctcttcttcctcctgtGGCCCTTCATCGTCCAGTGGCTCTTCCGACAGTTTCGGACCCAGAAGAGGTGA
- the ACBD4 gene encoding acyl-CoA-binding domain-containing protein 4 isoform X5 gives MGTENESPEPDCQKQFQAAVSVIQNLPKNGSYRPSYEEMLRFYSYYKQATMGPCLVPRPGFWDPIGRYKWDAWNSLGKMSREEAMSAYITEMKLVAQKVIDTVPLGEVAEDMFAYFEPLYQVIPDMPRPPETFLRRVTAGWKEQALNGDARAAPELPCPPREPALPNPAPVLSPVSPIPSPESQPPRDLDSEVFCDSLEQLEPELQVWTEQKGAPGGEPDTRNSSTLPAEKEGSLLGPQELDTWLVGTVRALQESMRDVQGRLQNLESLPSVVEQIMSHVMLCTSGDTYLDVPQLMILARPTGVDEGGVPV, from the exons gctCTTACCGCCCCTCCTACGAAGAGATGCTGAGATTCTATAGCTACTACAAGCAAGCTACCATGGGGCCCTGCCTCGTCCCCCGGCCTGGGTTCTGGGACCCAATAGGACGATATAAGTG GGATGCCTGGAACAGCCTGGGCAAGATGAGCAGGGAGGAAGCCATGTCTGCCTACATCACTGAGATGAAGCTGGTGGCACAGAAG GTGATTGACACGGTGCCCCTGGGCGAGGTGGCAGAGGACATGTTTGCTTACTTCGAGCCCCTGTACCAGGTGATCCCTGATATGCCGAGGCCCCCGGAAACCTTCCTGAGAAGGGTCACAG CAGGTTGGAAAGAGCAGGCACTGAATGGAGATGCCAGGGCTGCCCCAGAgcttccctgcccccccaggGAACCAGCACTCCCAAATCCAG CCCCCGTCTTGTCACCAGTGTCACCTATCCCCTCCCCAGAGTCCCAGCCACCTAGGGACCTGGACTCCGAGGTTTTCTGTGATTCCCTGGAGCAGCTGGAACCTGAGCTG CAGGTCTGGACAGAGCAGAAGGGAGCCCCTGGAGGAGAGCCTGACACCAGAAACAGCTCCACGCTCCCCGCAGAGAAAG AGGGCAGCCTGCTGGGGCCCCAGGAATTGGACACGTGGCTGGTGGGGACAGTTCGGGCGCTGCAGGAGAGCATGCGGGATGTCCAGGGTAGACTGCAGAACCTGGAGAGCCTGCCCAGCGTCGTCGAGCAG ATCATGTCACATGTGATGCTCTGCACATCAGGGGACACATATCTGGATGTCCCACAGTTAATGATTCTAGCACGGCCCACTGGCGTGGATGAAGGAGGAGTGCCGGTCTGA
- the ACBD4 gene encoding acyl-CoA-binding domain-containing protein 4 isoform X10, translated as MGTENESPEPDCQKQFQAAVSVIQNLPKNGSYRPSYEEMLRFYSYYKQATMGPCLVPRPGFWDPIGRYKWDAWNSLGKMSREEAMSAYITEMKLVAQKVIDTVPLGEVAEDMFAYFEPLYQVIPDMPRPPETFLRRVTGWKEQALNGDARAAPELPCPPREPALPNPESQPPRDLDSEVFCDSLEQLEPELVWTEQKGAPGGEPDTRNSSTLPAEKEGSLLGPQELDTWLVGTVRALQESMRDVQGRLQNLESLPSVVEQRTPPGARPWPLRLSGPTLLFFLLWPFIVQWLFRQFRTQKR; from the exons gctCTTACCGCCCCTCCTACGAAGAGATGCTGAGATTCTATAGCTACTACAAGCAAGCTACCATGGGGCCCTGCCTCGTCCCCCGGCCTGGGTTCTGGGACCCAATAGGACGATATAAGTG GGATGCCTGGAACAGCCTGGGCAAGATGAGCAGGGAGGAAGCCATGTCTGCCTACATCACTGAGATGAAGCTGGTGGCACAGAAG GTGATTGACACGGTGCCCCTGGGCGAGGTGGCAGAGGACATGTTTGCTTACTTCGAGCCCCTGTACCAGGTGATCCCTGATATGCCGAGGCCCCCGGAAACCTTCCTGAGAAGGGTCACAG GTTGGAAAGAGCAGGCACTGAATGGAGATGCCAGGGCTGCCCCAGAgcttccctgcccccccaggGAACCAGCACTCCCAAATCCAG AGTCCCAGCCACCTAGGGACCTGGACTCCGAGGTTTTCTGTGATTCCCTGGAGCAGCTGGAACCTGAGCTG GTCTGGACAGAGCAGAAGGGAGCCCCTGGAGGAGAGCCTGACACCAGAAACAGCTCCACGCTCCCCGCAGAGAAAG AGGGCAGCCTGCTGGGGCCCCAGGAATTGGACACGTGGCTGGTGGGGACAGTTCGGGCGCTGCAGGAGAGCATGCGGGATGTCCAGGGTAGACTGCAGAACCTGGAGAGCCTGCCCAGCGTCGTCGAGCAG AGGACCCCGCCCGGTGCCCGGCCATGGCCCCTCAGGCTCTCGGGTCCCACGctgctcttcttcctcctgtGGCCCTTCATCGTCCAGTGGCTCTTCCGACAGTTTCGGACCCAGAAGAGGTGA
- the ACBD4 gene encoding acyl-CoA-binding domain-containing protein 4 isoform X4 has translation MGTENESPEPDCQKQFQAAVSVIQNLPKNGSYRPSYEEMLRFYSYYKQATMGPCLVPRPGFWDPIGRYKWDAWNSLGKMSREEAMSAYITEMKLVAQKVIDTVPLGEVAEDMFAYFEPLYQVIPDMPRPPETFLRRVTAGWKEQALNGDARAAPELPCPPREPALPNPAPVLSPVSPIPSPESQPPRDLDSEVFCDSLEQLEPELVWTEQKGAPGGEPDTRNSSTLPAEKEGSLLGPQELDTWLVGTVRALQESMRDVQGRLQNLESLPSVVEQQRTPPGARPWPLRLSGPTLLFFLLWPFIVQWLFRQFRTQKR, from the exons gctCTTACCGCCCCTCCTACGAAGAGATGCTGAGATTCTATAGCTACTACAAGCAAGCTACCATGGGGCCCTGCCTCGTCCCCCGGCCTGGGTTCTGGGACCCAATAGGACGATATAAGTG GGATGCCTGGAACAGCCTGGGCAAGATGAGCAGGGAGGAAGCCATGTCTGCCTACATCACTGAGATGAAGCTGGTGGCACAGAAG GTGATTGACACGGTGCCCCTGGGCGAGGTGGCAGAGGACATGTTTGCTTACTTCGAGCCCCTGTACCAGGTGATCCCTGATATGCCGAGGCCCCCGGAAACCTTCCTGAGAAGGGTCACAG CAGGTTGGAAAGAGCAGGCACTGAATGGAGATGCCAGGGCTGCCCCAGAgcttccctgcccccccaggGAACCAGCACTCCCAAATCCAG CCCCCGTCTTGTCACCAGTGTCACCTATCCCCTCCCCAGAGTCCCAGCCACCTAGGGACCTGGACTCCGAGGTTTTCTGTGATTCCCTGGAGCAGCTGGAACCTGAGCTG GTCTGGACAGAGCAGAAGGGAGCCCCTGGAGGAGAGCCTGACACCAGAAACAGCTCCACGCTCCCCGCAGAGAAAG AGGGCAGCCTGCTGGGGCCCCAGGAATTGGACACGTGGCTGGTGGGGACAGTTCGGGCGCTGCAGGAGAGCATGCGGGATGTCCAGGGTAGACTGCAGAACCTGGAGAGCCTGCCCAGCGTCGTCGAGCAG CAGAGGACCCCGCCCGGTGCCCGGCCATGGCCCCTCAGGCTCTCGGGTCCCACGctgctcttcttcctcctgtGGCCCTTCATCGTCCAGTGGCTCTTCCGACAGTTTCGGACCCAGAAGAGGTGA
- the ACBD4 gene encoding acyl-CoA-binding domain-containing protein 4 isoform X8 encodes MGTENESPEPDCQKQFQAAVSVIQNLPKNGSYRPSYEEMLRFYSYYKQATMGPCLVPRPGFWDPIGRYKWDAWNSLGKMSREEAMSAYITEMKLVAQKVIDTVPLGEVAEDMFAYFEPLYQVIPDMPRPPETFLRRVTAGWKEQALNGDARAAPELPCPPREPALPNPESQPPRDLDSEVFCDSLEQLEPELVWTEQKGAPGGEPDTRNSSTLPAEKEGSLLGPQELDTWLVGTVRALQESMRDVQGRLQNLESLPSVVEQQRTPPGARPWPLRLSGPTLLFFLLWPFIVQWLFRQFRTQKR; translated from the exons gctCTTACCGCCCCTCCTACGAAGAGATGCTGAGATTCTATAGCTACTACAAGCAAGCTACCATGGGGCCCTGCCTCGTCCCCCGGCCTGGGTTCTGGGACCCAATAGGACGATATAAGTG GGATGCCTGGAACAGCCTGGGCAAGATGAGCAGGGAGGAAGCCATGTCTGCCTACATCACTGAGATGAAGCTGGTGGCACAGAAG GTGATTGACACGGTGCCCCTGGGCGAGGTGGCAGAGGACATGTTTGCTTACTTCGAGCCCCTGTACCAGGTGATCCCTGATATGCCGAGGCCCCCGGAAACCTTCCTGAGAAGGGTCACAG CAGGTTGGAAAGAGCAGGCACTGAATGGAGATGCCAGGGCTGCCCCAGAgcttccctgcccccccaggGAACCAGCACTCCCAAATCCAG AGTCCCAGCCACCTAGGGACCTGGACTCCGAGGTTTTCTGTGATTCCCTGGAGCAGCTGGAACCTGAGCTG GTCTGGACAGAGCAGAAGGGAGCCCCTGGAGGAGAGCCTGACACCAGAAACAGCTCCACGCTCCCCGCAGAGAAAG AGGGCAGCCTGCTGGGGCCCCAGGAATTGGACACGTGGCTGGTGGGGACAGTTCGGGCGCTGCAGGAGAGCATGCGGGATGTCCAGGGTAGACTGCAGAACCTGGAGAGCCTGCCCAGCGTCGTCGAGCAG CAGAGGACCCCGCCCGGTGCCCGGCCATGGCCCCTCAGGCTCTCGGGTCCCACGctgctcttcttcctcctgtGGCCCTTCATCGTCCAGTGGCTCTTCCGACAGTTTCGGACCCAGAAGAGGTGA